One Sus scrofa isolate TJ Tabasco breed Duroc chromosome 10, Sscrofa11.1, whole genome shotgun sequence genomic window carries:
- the PYCR2 gene encoding pyrroline-5-carboxylate reductase 2 isoform X1 produces MSVGFIGAGQLACALARGFTAAGILSAHKIIASSPEMDLPTVAALRKMGVNLTRSNKETVRHSDVLFLAVKPHIIPFILDEIGADVQARHIVVSCAAGVTISSVEKKLQAFQPAPKVIRCMTNTPVVVREGATVYATGTHALVEDGQLLEQLMSSVGFCTEVEEDLIDAVTGLSGSGPAYAFMALDALADGGVKMGLPRRLAVRLGAQALLGAAKMLLDSEQHPGQLKDNVCSPGGATIHALHFLESGGFRSLLINAVEASCIRTRELQSMADQEKVPAAALKKTLLDRVKLESPTVSTLTPSSSGKLLTRSPAPGGKKD; encoded by the exons ATGAGCGTGGGCTTCATCGGCGCCGGCCAGCTGGCCTGCGCCCTGGCGCGGGGCTTCACGGCTGCAG GCATCCTGTCGGCTCACAAGATAATAGCCAGCTCCCCGGAAATGGACCTGCCCACGGTGGCCGCGCTCAGG AAGATGGGGGTGAACCTGACCCGGAGCAACAAGGAGACAGTGAGGCACAGCGATGTCCTGTTCCTGGCCGTGAAGCCACACATCATCCCCTTCATCCTGGACGAGATTGGGGCCGATGTCCAGGCCAGGCACATTGTGGTCTCCTGTGCGGCCGGTGTCACCATCAGCTCTGTGGAGAAG aaACTGCAGGCGTTCCAGCCGGCGCCCAAAGTCATCCGCTGTATGACCAACACGCCCGTGGTGGTGCGGGAGGGCGCCACGGTGTACGCCACGGGCACGCATGCCCTGGTGGAGGACGGGCAGCTCCTGGAGCAGCTCATGAGCAGCGTGGGCTTCTGCACCGAGGTGGAGGAGGACCTGATTGATGCCGTCACAGGCCTCAGTGGCAGTGGGCCTGCCTAT GCGTTCATGGCCCTGGACGCCCTGGCCGATGGTGGGGTGAAGATGGGCCTGCCGCGGCGCCTGGCCGTCCGACTGGGGGCCCAGGCCTTGCTG GGTGCTGCCAAGATGCTACTGGACTCTGAGCAGCATCCGGGCCAGCTCAAGGACAATGTCTGCTCCCCCGGGGGGGCCACCATCCATGCTCTGCACTTTCTAGAGAGCGGCGGCTTCCGCTCCCTGCTCATCAACGCCGTGGAGGCCTCCTGCATCCGCACAAG AGAGCTGCAGTCCATGGCGGACCAAGAAAAGGTCCCCGCAGCTGCCCTCAAGAAGACCCTCCTGGACAGAGTGAAACTGGAGTCCCCCACGGTGTCCACGTTGACCCCCTCCAGCTCCGGGAAGCTCCTCACAAGAAGCCCAGCCCCAGGAGGCAAGAAGGACTGA
- the PYCR2 gene encoding pyrroline-5-carboxylate reductase 2 isoform X2, protein MDLPTVAALRKMGVNLTRSNKETVRHSDVLFLAVKPHIIPFILDEIGADVQARHIVVSCAAGVTISSVEKKLQAFQPAPKVIRCMTNTPVVVREGATVYATGTHALVEDGQLLEQLMSSVGFCTEVEEDLIDAVTGLSGSGPAYAFMALDALADGGVKMGLPRRLAVRLGAQALLGAAKMLLDSEQHPGQLKDNVCSPGGATIHALHFLESGGFRSLLINAVEASCIRTRELQSMADQEKVPAAALKKTLLDRVKLESPTVSTLTPSSSGKLLTRSPAPGGKKD, encoded by the exons ATGGACCTGCCCACGGTGGCCGCGCTCAGG AAGATGGGGGTGAACCTGACCCGGAGCAACAAGGAGACAGTGAGGCACAGCGATGTCCTGTTCCTGGCCGTGAAGCCACACATCATCCCCTTCATCCTGGACGAGATTGGGGCCGATGTCCAGGCCAGGCACATTGTGGTCTCCTGTGCGGCCGGTGTCACCATCAGCTCTGTGGAGAAG aaACTGCAGGCGTTCCAGCCGGCGCCCAAAGTCATCCGCTGTATGACCAACACGCCCGTGGTGGTGCGGGAGGGCGCCACGGTGTACGCCACGGGCACGCATGCCCTGGTGGAGGACGGGCAGCTCCTGGAGCAGCTCATGAGCAGCGTGGGCTTCTGCACCGAGGTGGAGGAGGACCTGATTGATGCCGTCACAGGCCTCAGTGGCAGTGGGCCTGCCTAT GCGTTCATGGCCCTGGACGCCCTGGCCGATGGTGGGGTGAAGATGGGCCTGCCGCGGCGCCTGGCCGTCCGACTGGGGGCCCAGGCCTTGCTG GGTGCTGCCAAGATGCTACTGGACTCTGAGCAGCATCCGGGCCAGCTCAAGGACAATGTCTGCTCCCCCGGGGGGGCCACCATCCATGCTCTGCACTTTCTAGAGAGCGGCGGCTTCCGCTCCCTGCTCATCAACGCCGTGGAGGCCTCCTGCATCCGCACAAG AGAGCTGCAGTCCATGGCGGACCAAGAAAAGGTCCCCGCAGCTGCCCTCAAGAAGACCCTCCTGGACAGAGTGAAACTGGAGTCCCCCACGGTGTCCACGTTGACCCCCTCCAGCTCCGGGAAGCTCCTCACAAGAAGCCCAGCCCCAGGAGGCAAGAAGGACTGA